CCGTGACCGGGGAGGTGTCGGCGACCGGGGCCGTGACCGGGGACGTGTCGGCGACCGGGGCCGCGCCGGTGGCAGGGGACGCGCCGATGGCGGGGGACGCGCCTGGGCCGGCTGCCGGGGCCGGCCGAGCGCCGTCCTCTTGAAGCGCTTCCAGCGTGACGATCAGCGGCCGCGCGAACGGGTAGTCGAAGTCCTCGCGGATGGCGCGTTGCGCGAGGTCCGACGGGGCTCCCGGCACGCTGCCGAGTTCGCCCCGCAGCACGTCGCCGAGACCGGTGGCCTGCCAGAGGGCCAGGGCGCACAGGACGGACCAGACCGCCACCACGAGGCGCGGGTGCGCGGCGCTCCAGCGCCCGAGGGCGCTAGCCGGGTGTCTTTTGGCCAAGCGCGCCCTCGACCATGGCGCAGAGCGACGAGACGGTCCCGACCTGGCCCATGGCCTCGCCCGGTACGTCGATGCCGAACTCGTTCTCGATGGCGACCACCAGCTCGGCCAGGTTGATGGACTCGGCACCCAGATCGCGCACGACGTGAGCGTCGGGCTGCACGCGAGTCGGATCCTCGAGCATGAGCACGTCCACCAGGATGGCATGAACGCGGGCGGCGACGGATTCTTGCATGGCTTCTCTCAAAACTGGTAGTCGGGATGAATGCGAGGCAGGCTGGGCCGGGCCGGGGTGCCTATCTCGGCCAGGGCGGCGATCAGGGCCTCGCGGGTCTCGGCCGGGTCGATGATGGCGTCCACGATGCCGGCTTCCAGGGCCTGGCGGGCGCCGGCCGGCACCTCCCGGATCATGCCCAGCGTGGCGGCCTTGAACCGTTCGGCCTCCTCGTGCACCTGGTACTCCTTGCCGTGCAGGATCGCGAAGGTCGCCTCGGGACCGGCTATGCCGATCTCCGAGCCCGGATAGGCGAAGACGCGGTCACCGCCGGCCTGGCGGGCTTGCAGCATCACGAACGCCCCGCCGAAGCATTTGCGGACCACGACCGCGACGCGCGGCACCGCCGTGTCCACCGAATGGAAGAGCACCCCGCCCGCATCCAGGATGCCCGCTTGCTCTTCCTGGGCGCTCACCATGATTCCCGGCACGTCCACCAGGTAGATCAGCGGCAGGCCGTGGCTGTCTGCCGTCTGGATGAACCGGCTGGCCTTGCGGGCGGCCGTGGCGTCGATGGCCCCGCCGCGCACCGCCGACTGGTTGGCGACCACGCCCACCGGCCGGCCGGCCAGCCGCGCCAGGCCCACGACGAGGTTCTGCGCCCACAGGGCGTGGACCTCCAGGAAATCGTCGAAGACCGTGAGGATCAAGCGCCGGATGTCGTACGGCACGTAGGGCGACGCCGGCAGCGCGGGATCCGCTTCCGGCGGGTCGGCGGCCGGCCGGGACCCGGCGACGTAGCCGAGCAGATCGCGGATCCCGGCCAGGCAGGCGCGCTCGTCCGGAGCCGTGAAGTGGGCGAATCCGCTGCCCCCGGCATGCATGGCCGCGCCGCCCAGACCCTCGAGCGACGTCGCCTGCCCGGTCGCCACGCGGACGACGTTGGGGCTGGTCGTCGCCGCGAAACTCTGCCCGGGGATCATCCACACGAAGTCCGCCAGGGCGGCCAGGTAGGCAGCCACGCCCAGGGAAAGCCCCATGCAGGCCGCCACCTGCGGCACGACGCCCGAGAGCCGCGTCACCGCCTTGAAGAGCTCCGCGTTGGCCCCGAGCGCGGCGTACCGATCCTCCACCCGGGCGCCGTTGCTGTGCAGGAGCGCCACCACGGGAGCCCGGGCAGCCGCGGCGCGCGCCAGCAGGGCCGTGATGCTCGCGACCTCCGGCTCCGAGATGGTGCCCTCGCGGGCGAAGAAGTTGGAGGCGTAGGCGAACGCAGGCGCGCCCGCCACCGCGCCCTCGGCGGTGTGGACGGCCGCGTCCCAGTCCCACGGCGCAGGATCCAGCGGGCGGCAGGTGCCCGGGTCGAAGAGACCCTCCAGGCGTTCCCGCGACGATAGCTGGCCCAGGCGCCGCAGCTTGGCGAGGTAGCGATCGGGCGTCATGTACCGCGGTCGGGCTCGCGGACGTACATCGGGGGATTGCCCAGGTGCAACCCGCCGTCCAGGCGCAACTCCTCGCCCGTGATGTGGCCCGCCGCGGGCGAGGCGAGGAAGCGCACCGCGTGCGCGACATCCTCCGGCGAAGCGACGCGCCGGTTGGCGGTCGCCATGGCCAGGCGCCGCGCCTTGGTCGGTCCCCAGCGCGCCAGGCGTTCGGTGGCGATCGGGCCGGGAGCGACGGTGTTGAACGTGATCCCGTGCCGCGAGTAGTCGATCGCCAGGTTACGGAAGAGGCCTTCCAGGGCGGCCTTGGACGCGCAGTACGCCGGCCCGTGCGCTTCCCCCAGCGAGGCCGCGAGGGATCCCACCGCGAGCACCCGCCCCCAGCCGCGTTCGACCATTCCGGGCAGGAGGCGCAGGCAGACGGCGGCGGCCGCGAAGAAGTTGATCTCCATGATCGGCCGGAGCTTGCTCATCCCGCCTTCGAGGAAAGGCGCGGCCTCGGACTCGTGCGCCGCGTTCAGGACCAGCACGTCGGCCTGAATGCCTGTCAGCAAGGTTTGTACCCCATCCGCATCGGCCAGATCCAGCACGTGGGCCGTTGCGCTGCCATGCAACGCCGCGAGGCGTTCGCTGCGCCGCCCGGTGGCGTGCACGGTCGCGCCGGCCTCGGCCAGCGCCAGGGAGATCGCCAGCCCCACGTCGCTCGTCGCGCCGATCACCAGGGCGACCTTGCCCGCGAGGTCGCTCATCGGGTCCTCCAGGGCAGCGATCTCACTCCATGTCCCTCCACAGCGCGCTGCCCCAGCGCATGCCGCCGCCCAGGGCGGTCAGCGCGGCCCAGCCAGGTCCGAGCGTGCCGCGAGCCGCCTGGAGCCCCAGCAGCAGCGAGGCCGCGCCCGTGTTGCCGTAGCGCGCGAACGTGTCGACGAGCGGAATCTCGCCCCCGAAGCCGGCGTGCACGTCACGCACCAGGCCGCCCGCGATGGCATGGGGGATCCACCCGGCAAGGTCGGCCCACGCCACTCCGCAGGCGTCCAGCAGATCGCGCAGGCTCTCCCGGTAGCGGCGCGCTATTAGGTCGCGCAGGCGGGTCGGCGTCCCCCGGAAGCGGTAGTCGCCGCCGGGATCGGGCGGGAGGGTGCCGAAAACGCCGGCGGTGCGCCAGGTGCCATAGTCTCCGGCGACGGCCGAGACGAAGTTGCCTTCGGCGCCGCGCTCGACCACGAGGGCCGCAGCCGCGTCGCCCACGGTGGCGAAACCCAGCAGGCCGGCGGGATCGAGGTACTTCGACATGCAGTCGGCGCCCACCACCAGGATGCGCCGGTAGGACCGGCACAGCACGCTGGCCAGTTGCAGGGCGTACAGGCTGCCGGCGCAACCGGCCTTCACGTCGAAGCTGGGGCCGCCGAAGCCCAGCTGGTCGCACGCGTCGGTGGCGGTCGCGATGGTCGGGTAGGTGGAGGTGCTCAGCGCGAGGATGAACAGGTCCACATCGGCCGCGGCGAGGCCCGCGTCGGCCAGGGCCGCGGCGGCGGCTTCCGCCGCGAGGGCTGCGGCGGTGGGCTCGTCCGGATGCGGTTCGGCCGAACCGATCCAGTGGCTCCAGTAGCGCTCGCGGCCGCCGCCGTCGGCGAGCATTCGCTCGATCGCCCGGCGCCGGCGATCGGAAGCGGCATGCGCGCCGAGGATTGCCGCCAGGTCCCCGTTGGAGACCGGCGAGCGCGGGCCGTCCGGCGCGTGGCAGACCGGCAGGGCCCTACCCGCCCCGAGCAGGCGCAGGGATCCGGTGACGACCCGCCCGGGAACGCCCGCTTCAGGCATCCGCCCGCACGAACCGCCCCGCCAGGAAGCGATCCCGCGCCTCGGACCGCCGCAGCTTTCCCGAAGTAGTCCGGGGAAGTTGCTGCGGCACCACGAGCACGACCTCGTCCACGCGAACGCCCAGTACCTCCTGCACGTGGCGGCGGATCTCGGGCGCCACGTCCGGCGTGGCCGCCTGCGGGAGGACCTCGGCGACCAGCACGAGCCGATCCTCGCGGTCGGCCGCCCGGGGCACCAGGAACGCCGAGACTCCGCCGGCGCGCACGGCGGCGTGGCGTTCGGCGAGGGCTTCCAGGTCCTGCGGGTGATACTTCTGGCCGCCCTTGATGATCAGGTCCTTGATGCGCCCGGATACGAAGAGTTCGCCGCCGCGCAGGTAGCCCAGATCGCCCGTGCGCAGCGCGCCGTCCGCCAGGGCGGCCGCGGTCGCCGCGGCGTCGCCGACGTAACCGGCCGTCACCGAAGGCGCCCGGACCACGATCTCGCCGACCTGGCCCTCCGGAAGCGTCGCGCCCGTGGCCTCGTCGCGGATCTCGATCGCCACGCCCGGGATCGCCGGACCGACGCTCGGGAGATCCCCGTCCAGCTGCATTCCCCGCCCCGGGGGGGTCATGGCCACCGCCAGGGTGGCCTCGGCCAGGCCGTAGGTCGGGACGAAGCAGGCCGGGTCGAAGCCGGCCGGCGCGTAGCGCGCGGCGAATGCCCGCAGCACCGGTGGTTGCACGGGTTCGGCCCCTACCAGGGCGGCGCGCAGACGCGACAGGTCGAGGTCGGCGACCTGCGCCGCGGGGAGCGCCGCGCACAGGCGGTAGGCGAAGTTGGGCGCGCTGGTCATGGTGGCGCCAAAATCCGACATAGTGCGCAGCCAGCGCG
This sequence is a window from Candidatus Tanganyikabacteria bacterium. Protein-coding genes within it:
- a CDS encoding AMP-binding protein, with translation AGREAADLLGDSELPLLTGSEAGPTLSGGPPGPAGPAPVAARDLALIQFSSGSTGDPRGVCLSLFNLEENLEAIGAVMRPRPDDVGVAWLPLHHDMGLIGCLLFTQRCGIPLVLLSPEYFIRGPARWLRTMSDFGATMTSAPNFAYRLCAALPAAQVADLDLSRLRAALVGAEPVQPPVLRAFAARYAPAGFDPACFVPTYGLAEATLAVAMTPPGRGMQLDGDLPSVGPAIPGVAIEIRDEATGATLPEGQVGEIVVRAPSVTAGYVGDAAATAAALADGALRTGDLGYLRGGELFVSGRIKDLIIKGGQKYHPQDLEALAERHAAVRAGGVSAFLVPRAADREDRLVLVAEVLPQAATPDVAPEIRRHVQEVLGVRVDEVVLVVPQQLPRTTSGKLRRSEARDRFLAGRFVRADA
- a CDS encoding SDR family oxidoreductase, with the protein product MSDLAGKVALVIGATSDVGLAISLALAEAGATVHATGRRSERLAALHGSATAHVLDLADADGVQTLLTGIQADVLVLNAAHESEAAPFLEGGMSKLRPIMEINFFAAAAVCLRLLPGMVERGWGRVLAVGSLAASLGEAHGPAYCASKAALEGLFRNLAIDYSRHGITFNTVAPGPIATERLARWGPTKARRLAMATANRRVASPEDVAHAVRFLASPAAGHITGEELRLDGGLHLGNPPMYVREPDRGT
- a CDS encoding acyl carrier protein — protein: MQESVAARVHAILVDVLMLEDPTRVQPDAHVVRDLGAESINLAELVVAIENEFGIDVPGEAMGQVGTVSSLCAMVEGALGQKTPG